The genomic stretch AGGTGGAAATATTCTTTCAACTTGAGTTGGAGATCCTTTTAACCCATAATATTCCTCTCTTTTATCTTCCATATGACTTAAATTAAAAATAGGAATATCCTTATTTAAAGTTTCTAGTTTTTTCTTATAAGAAGGTAGTCTTGGAGTATAAATTCCTTTTTCAACTGTAATTAAACATGGAAATTTAACTTCTTGAATCTCGATAGTATGATCCATATCCATTTCAACTAATATTGAGTCATCTTTAATCTCTATAATTTTTCTAACATTTGCAACATGGGGTATATTTAAAAATTCAGCTAATTCTGGTCCTACTTGAGCTGTATCTCCATCTGTTGTTTGCTTTCCACAAATGATTAAATCATAATCTTTTACAGTTCTAACACCTTGAGAAATAGCATAAGAGGTAGCTAATACATCTGCTCCTGCAAATTTTCTATCTGATAAAATAAATCCCTCATCAATTCCCATCATATAGGCTTCTTTTATAATATCTCTTGCCATAGGTGG from Cetobacterium somerae ATCC BAA-474 encodes the following:
- a CDS encoding electron transfer flavoprotein subunit beta/FixA family protein; translation: MNIIVCIKQVPGSTNVNVDPITGVLIRDGVDSKINPYDLYALETALKLKEDTQGKITALTMGPPMARDIIKEAYMMGIDEGFILSDRKFAGADVLATSYAISQGVRTVKDYDLIICGKQTTDGDTAQVGPELAEFLNIPHVANVRKIIEIKDDSILVEMDMDHTIEIQEVKFPCLITVEKGIYTPRLPSYKKKLETLNKDIPIFNLSHMEDKREEYYGLKGSPTQVERIFPPEKNSSKVIWNGSSEELVEKLSDKLRELKFV